A genomic window from Pyricularia oryzae 70-15 chromosome 7, whole genome shotgun sequence includes:
- a CDS encoding hydrolase: MAAQTTIKVPHLGGVTAGYRLSEQPSSNKPVLVLVNSMCTTSSLFDAQFASRALTDAVTLLAVEPLAHGATRCDAGGHYTYWDSAVVALQVMDGLGVREAFALGTSQGGWIVVRMALLAPERILGLLPLGTSMDSESAYSRSKGCWDPRTTLAPFLEAWSTADSTPDFVVDEAWCTAVGSLGFSGAVGAETLQFWSDTLRSVYRGDGGRRMLKMALVNLVERDGLLWRLRDVVCPVYWLQGTRDVVFGVELCAEHLRLFANAAERDLVLVEGGGHYLNATSPDEVEAAVLRMVAKYAVGRGRKANI; the protein is encoded by the exons ATGGCGGCGCAAACCACCATCAAAGTCCCACACCTGGGCGGCGTCACAGCCGGCTACCGGCTCTCGGAGCAGCCGAGCAGCAACAAGCCGGTGCTGGTGCTCGTCAACTCGATGTGCACGACGTCGTCGCTGTTCGACGCGCAGTTTGCCAGCAGGGCGCTCACCGACGCCGTCACGCTGCTGGCGGTCGAGCCGCTCGCCCACGGCGCCACGCGCTGCGACGCCGGCGGCCACTACACGTACTGGGACTCGGCCGTCGTGGCGCTCCAGGTCATGGACGGGCTCGGCGTGCGCGAGGCGTTTGCTCTGGGCACGAGCCAGGGAGGGTGGATTGTTGTTCGCATGGCGCTGCTGGCGCCGGAGAGG ATCCTCGGCCTCTTACCCCTAGGCACGTCGATGGACAGCGAGTCGGCATACTCCCGCTCCAAGGGCTGCTGGGACCCTCGCACAACCCTCGCCCCATTCCTGGAGGCGTGGTCGACGGCGGACAGCACGCCGGACTTTGTGGTGGACGAGGCGTGGTGCACGGCGGTGGGCAGCCTGGGGTTCTCGGGGGCGGTGGGGGCCGAGACGCTGCAGTTCTGGAGCGACACGCTGCGGTCCGTGTACcgcggcgacggcgggcGGCGGATGCTCAAGATGGCGCTGGTCAACCTGGTGGAGCGCGACGGCTTGCTGTGGCGCCTGCGCGACGTCGTCTGCCCCGTGTACTGGCTGCAGGGCACCAGGGACGTCGTGTTCGGCGTCGAGCTGTGCGCGGAGCACCTGCGGCTGTTTGCCAACGCGGCCGAGAGGGACCTGGTGCTCGTCGAGGGCGGTGGGCACTATCTCAACGCCACCAGCCCCGACGAGGTGGAGGCTGCCGTGCTCAGGATGGTTGCCAAGTATGCTGTCGGTCGTGGGCGCAAGGCCAA
- a CDS encoding pyruvate dehydrogenase E1 component subunit beta yields MSRYLRPAVRMAATAARAPALRSSTGTSSLIGSQRAAAFRPAVSMQQRWASSGTKEYTVREALNEALVEELEANDKVFVMGEEVAQYNGAYKVTKGLLDRFGERRIIDTPITEMGFTGLAVGAALSGLHPVCEFMTYNFAMQSIDHIVNSAAKTLYMSGGIQPCNITFRGPNGFASGVGAQHSQDYSAWYGSIPGLKVVSPWSAEDAKGLLKAAIRDPNPVVVLENELMYGQSFPMSEAAQKDDFVIPFGKAKIERQGKDLTIVTLSRCVGQSLVAAENLKKKYGVEVEVINLRSIKPLDINAIVQSVKKTHRLMSVESGFPAFGVGSEILALTMEYAFDYLDAPAQRVTGADVPTPYAQKLEEMSFPTEQIIEEHAAKMLKL; encoded by the exons ATGTCCCGCTACCTGCGACCGGCAGTCCGTATGGCTGCTACGGCGGCCCGCGCCCCGGCACTCAGATCCTCGACTGGCACGTCGTCATTAATAGGCTCGCAAAGGGCTGCTGCCTTCCGCCCGGCAGTCTCGATGCAGCAGAGGTGGGCGTCGTCGGGAACCAAGGAGTACACAGTCCGTGAGGCGCTCAACGAGGCGCTCGTCGAGGAGCTTGAGGCCAACGACAAGGTCTTTGTCATGGGAGAGGAGGTCGCTCAGTACAATGGTGCATACAAGGTCACCAAGGGCCTGCTTGATAGGTTCGGTGAGCGCAGGATCATCGATACCCCCATCACTGAGATGGGTTTCACTGGTTTGGCCGTTGGTGCTGCCCTCAGTGGTCTGCACCCTGTC TGCGAGTTCATGACGTACAACTTCGCCATGCAGTCCATCGACCACATCGTCAACTCGGCCGCCAAGACCCTCTACATGTCCGGTGGTATCCAGCCCTGCAACATCACCTTCCGTGGCCCCAACGGTTTCGCTTCCGGTGTCGGTGCTCAGCACTCTCAGGACTACAGCGCTTGGTACGGAAGCATCCCTGGTCTCAAGGTCGTCTCCCCGTGGTCGGCCGAGGACGCCAAGGGTCTGCTTAAGGCTGCCATCCGCGACCCGAACCCCGTCGTCGTTCTCGAGAACGAGCTGATGTACGGCCAGAGCTTCCCCATGTCTGAGGCTGCGCAGAAGGACGACTTCGTCATCCCCTTCGGTAAGGCCAAGATCGAGCGCCAAGGCAAGGACCTGACCATCGTCACCCTTTCGCGCTGCGTTGGCCAGTCGCTTGTCGCCGCCGAGAACCTCAAGAAGAAGTACGGAGTCGAGGTTGAGGTTATCAACCTGAGGTCCATCAAGCCCCTCGACATCAACGCCATCGTCCAGTCGGTCAAGAAGACCCACCGCCTCATGTCGGTTGAGTCTGGCTTCCCGGCCTTTGGTGTCGGTTCCGAGATCCTGGCCCTGACTATGGAGTACGCCTTTGACTACCTTGACGCCCCGGCCCAGCGTGTCACTGGTGCCGACGTGCCCACTCCTTATGCCCAGAAGCTCGAGGAGATGAGCTTCCCCACCGAGCAGATCATTGAGGAGCACGCTGCCAAGATGCTGAAGCTGTAA
- a CDS encoding sterol 24-C-methyltransferase has protein sequence MGAPKQGLEKEDKKRDAEFNKALHGQSALAAGGIAAMFSKDKEAKKLAVDEYFKHFDNKTAANETPEERAARQKEYATLTRHYYNLATDIYEYGWGQSFHFCRFSHNESFYQAIARHEHYLAHQIGIKEGMTVLDVGCGVGGPAREIAKFTGCNVVGLNNNDYQIDRATHYAKQEKLDSQLQFVKGDFMQMSFPDESFDAVYAIEATVHAPKLEGVYSEIFRVLKPGGTFGVYEWLMTDDYDNDNLHHRDIRLKIELGNGISNMVPISEGEAAMRAAGFEIIKTDDLAQKGDELPWYWPLAGDLKYLQSYFDLFTVLRMTKWARTCLHGMAGVLEAVGVAPAGTKKTADALATGGDALVAGAKENIFTPMYLMVGRKPMN, from the exons ATGGGCGCTCCTAAGCAAGGACTCGAGAAGGAGGACAAGAAGCGTGATGCCGAGTTCAACAAGGCACTCCACGGCCAGTCTGCTTTGGCTGCTGGTGGTATCGCTGCCATGTTCTCCAAGGACAAGGAAGCCAAGAAGCTTGCTGTAGATGAATACTTCAAGCACTTTGACAACAAGACTGCTGCAAACGAGACTCCTGAGGAGCGTGCT GCCAGGCAAAAGGAGTACGCCACCCTGACGAGGCACTACTACAACCTTGCAACGGACATCTACGAGTACGGCTGGGGCCAGTCCTTCCACTTCTGTCGCTTTTCGCACAACGAGTCGTTCTACCAGGCCATTGCCCGCCATGAGCACTACCTGGCGCACCAGATTGGTATCAAGGAGGGCATGACTGTTCTCGATGTCGGCTGCGGTGTTGGTGGACCGGCCCGCGAGAtcgccaagttcaccggttGCAACGTCGTCGGTCTGAACAACAACGACTACCAAATCGACCGCGCTACACACTATGCTAAGCAGGAGAAGCTTGACAGCCAGCTCCAGTTCGTCAAGGGTGACTTCATG CAAATGTCCTTCCCCGACGAGTCGTTTGATGCAGTCTACGCCATCGAGGCCACAGTGCACGCCCCCAAGCTGGAGGGTGTCTACAGCGAGATCTTCCGCGTGCTCAAGCCTGGTGGCACCTTCGGTGTGTACGAGTGGCTTATGACTGATGATTATGATAACGACAACCTTCACCACCGCGACATTCGCCTCAAGATTGAGCTTGGCAACGGTATTTCCAACATGGTTCCCATCAGCGAAGGTGAGGCTGCCATGAGGGCGGCCGGCTTCGAGATCATCAAGACCGACGACCTCGCACAAAAGGGAGATGAGCTGCCCTGGTACTGGCCTTTGGCTGGTGATCTCAAGTACCTCCAGTCCTACTTTGATCTGTTCACAGTGCTGCGCATGACCAAGTGGGCCAGGACTTGCCTGCACGGTATGGCAGGTGTGCTTGAGGCTGTCGGTGTTGCTCCCGCTGGCACCAAGAAGACCGCCGACGCACTGGCAACTGGCGGTGATGCTCTTGTCGCTGGTGCCAAGGAGAACATCTTCACCCCCATGTACCTGATGGTCGGACGCAAGCCCATGAACTGA
- a CDS encoding zuotin, producing MATATIVKKPLPALTSGWSAEKDFKPLGKLTKATERSIEPVGPHFLAHARRSRHKRTFSEDDRIQAQERAKKVEDEDDGEISEPEDPMMFQRDAKDWKNQDHYQVLGLSKYRFKASEDQIKRAHRKKVLKHHPDKKAAAGRVDDDNFFKCIQKATEVLLDPVKRRQFDSVDEKADVEPPTKKQLQKGNYYKLWGNVFKAEARFSKTHPVPQFGGEDASKEQVEEFYNFWYNFDSWRSFEYLDEDVPDDNENRDQKRQMERKNANARKKKKVEDNARLRKLLDDASAGDERIKRFRQEANAAKNKKKADKEAAEKKAIEDARLKKEAEEKAAKDAEEKAKADREAGKKAKEAAKNAVKKNKRVLKGSVKDANYFASGDASPAQVDAVLGDVDLVQAKIDADEIAALAGKLNGLTVADEIKAVWQGEVKRLVDAGKLKDGEAKSFA from the exons ATGGCTACCGCTACAATAGTCAAGAAGCCCCTCCCCGCGCTCACCTCTGGGTGGAGCGCCGAAAAGGACTTTAAGCCGCTGGGCAAGCTCACCAAAGCCACCGAGCGCAGCATTGAGCCCGTTGGCCCGCATTTCCTTGCACACGCCCGCCGCTCCAGGCACAAGCGCACCTTCTCTGAGGACGATAGGATCCAGGCTCAGGAGCGTGCCAAGAAGgtcgaggatgaggatgatggcGAGATCAGCGAGCCCGAAGACCCCATGATGTTCCAGCGGGACGCCAAGGACTGGAAG AACCAAGACCACTACCAAGTTCTCGGTCTGTCCAAGTACCGCTTCAAGGCGTCCGAGGACCAGATCAAGCGCGCCCACCGCAAGAAGGTTCTCAAGCACCACCCCGACAAgaaggccgccgccggtcGTGTCGACGATGACAACTTCTTCAAGTGCATTCAGAAGGCCACCGAGGTGCTGCTGGACCCCGTCAAGCGTCGCCAGTTCGACTCGGTCGACGAGAAGGCCGACGTCGAGCCGCCGACCAAGAAGCAGCTGCAAAAGGGCAACTACTACAAGCTCTGGGGCAACGTCTTCAAGGCCGAGGCCCGCTTCAGCAAGACGCACCCCGTGCCGCAGTTTGGTGGCGAGGATGCCAGCAAGGAGCAGGTCGAGGAGTTCTACAACTTTTGGTACAACTTTGACAGCTGGCGGTCGTTCGAGTACCTGGACGAGGATGTGCCCGATGACAACGAGAACCGTGACCAGAAGCGTCAAATGGAGAggaagaacgccaacgcccgcaagaagaagaaggtcgAGGACAACGCCCGTCTGCGTAAGCTGCTCGACGACGCCTCGGCCGGCGACGAGCGCATCAAGCGGTTCAGGCAAgaggccaacgccgccaagaacaagaagaaggcagacaaggaggccgccgagaagaaggccatcgaggacgcacggttgaagaaggaggccgaggagaaggCGGCCAAGGATGCAGAGGAAAAGGCCAAGGCTGACCGCGAGGCTGGCaagaaggccaaggaggcggccaagaacgccgtcaagaagaacaagcgTGTGCTCAAGGGTTCGGTCAAGGACGCAAACTACTTTGCCAGCGGAGACGCATCGCCGGCACAGGTTGACGCCGTGCTGGGTGATGTCGACTTGGTCCAGGCCAAGATTGACGCCGACGAGATCGCTGCGCTGGCTGGTAAGCTCAATGGGCTTACCGTCGCGGACGAGATCAAGGCTGTCTGGCAAGGCGAGGTCAAGAGGCTCGTTGACGCTGGAAAGCTCAAGGACGGCGAGGCCAAGTCTTTTGCTTAG
- a CDS encoding efflux pump has product MTLAGMGVRTNLQARMLTPCITQYNSAALHPIGSRLYTYINLKWTFFIFLVLFEGGSLICGLASSSFMLIVGRAVAGMGSSGLMGGGLNIIAGAVPMHKRPLYIGILMGFSQLGTVCGPLLGGAFTQFVSWRWCFYINLPAGGLCIFLMALVMVPVQVPNLSGHGFASRGHVYLTRRFDIVGFMLIGGGSVMLLLALEFGGKTQPWDSSVTIGLLCGAAGAFVVFCLWMHRLGDEALIPRSLISQQVVYTAAEWAGYQFIAGAGRGLYLQIPILAVQSYLRPCDLSIGMSTIVFAQTLGAAIVLVIGSSVFLNSLRHEIPVAAPDGDLPKILKAGATGFRQLFEKNHSLPGIIFSYTLSLQRVFYVVTAIACLAFLSCWGMGWKNIGKNQAATEVEVESGAALNEREKRRKSQAQVAGHAVETGVRLSLSAT; this is encoded by the exons ATGACGTTGGCTGGTATGGGAGTGCGTACCAACTTGCAAG CAAGAATGCTCACACCATGCATTACCCAATACAACAGCGCGGCGTTGCACCCGATTGGCAGTCGGCTGTACACTTATATAAACCTCAAG TGGACATTCTTCATTTTCCTAGTGCTGTTTGAGGGTGGCTCGCTGATATGCGGCTTGGCATCTTCGTCCTTCATGCTTATTGTGGGCAGAGCCGTAGCCGGTATGGGGTCCTCTGGTCTGATGGGGGGCGGCCTCAACATCATCGCTGGTGCAGTGCCCATGCACAAAAGGCCTT TGTATATTGGCATCTTGATGGGTT TTTCCCAGTTGGGAACAGTGTGCGGCCCGTTATTGGGCGGAGCTTTCACTCAATTCGTATCTTGGCGATGGT GTTTCTACATCAATCTCCCTGCTGGAGGTCTCTGCATCTTCTTGATGGCCCTTGTGATGGTCCCGGTACAGGTCCCAAATCTCTCGGGCCACGGCTTCGCCTCGCGCGGCCACGTCTACCTGACCCGCAGGTTCGACATTGTAGGCTTCATGCTGATCGGTGGCGGCTCTGTCATGCTCCTCTTGGCGCTCGAGTTTGGAGGCAAGACGCAGCCTTGGGATAGCTCTGTCACCATCGGTCTGCTTTGCGGTGCGGCCGGGGCATTTGTGGTCTTTTGCCTTTGGATGCACCGCCTCGGTGACGAGGCGCTCATTCCCAGGTCGCTGATCAGCCAGCAGGTCGTCTA CACGGCGGCCGAATGGGCTGGCTACCAGTTTATCGCTGGCGCCGGTAGAGGCTTGTATCTCCAAATA CCTATCCTTGCCGTCCAAAGCTACCTTCGGCCCTGCGATCTTTCGATCGGCATGTCGACCATCGTCTTTGCCCAAACTCTCGGTGCAGCAATTGTCCTAGTCATAGGCTCCTCGGTCTTTCTCAATTCGCTGCGCCACGAGATCCCCGTCGCAGCACCGGATGGCGACCTCCCGAAGATCCTCAAGGCCGGTGCGACGGGATTCCGCCAACTTTTTGAGAAGAACCACTCGCTCCCCGGTATCATCTTTTCCTACACACTAAGCCTCCAAAGAGTCTTTTATGTCGTAACCGCCATCGCCTGCCTGGCATTCCTCAGCTGTTGGGGCATGGGGTGGAAGAATATCGGGAAAAATCAGGCCGCAACTGAGGTGGAGGTTGAGTCTGGGGCAGCTTTGAACGAGAGGGAAAAGAGGAGAAAGTCTCAGGCGCAGGTTGCCGGCCATGCGGTCGAAACTGGCGTGCGACTGTCGCTATCTGCGACCTGA